The genomic stretch aaaaatgatagatCATAAGTGTTTCACCAcagacacacggacacacacacacggacacatggacacacacacatgaacacatggacacacacataaacacatggacacacacgaacacacacctacacacacgtggacacacacggacacacacgaacacatggacacacacacggggacacacacacggacacacacagagccacacacggacacacagagCCACACACGGACACACGGAAACACGAACACACAcccacacggacacacacacatacacacatacgcacacatatacacacacacacgtcaaagaaacaaaaagcaagccAGGAGTCATGGCATATGTGTCTAGTCCcctagacacacacagagacacacacggacacatggaaacacacacgaacacacacccacacacagacacacacatggacatacatacacacatacgcacacatacacacacacacacacacgtcaaagaaacaaaaagcaagccAGGGGTCGTGGCATATGCTCCTAGTCCccactactggggaggctgaggcaggaggattacttgaaacCAGGAATTAagcaaataatgaaaagaaaatagtcaCTGTGTGAGTTGACGAAtacattaattagcttgattgtagtATAATTACACCATGAATAGGGGTATGTAAACACCAGCATGGTGACCTTAGTCACCAAGGACAGGTagaggccaggaattggagagcagcctgggcaacacagtgatacccccatctttacaaaaaaatcttttaaaattagccaagtgtggtggtgcttgcctgtaattccagatactcactcaggaggctggagcaggaggctctcttgagcccaggggttcaaggctgcagtgagctatgagttttccattgcacccagccaaggTGACACAGTGAGCCCTTGGctctaaaaatcaatcaatcaataaacaaaTTTATCCACACAGGTAggagatctctacaagaaaaactataaaatactgatgagaGGAAATGAAGAGGgcacacaaatggaaagatattccatgttcataaatcGGAAGAATtcacattgtgaaaatgaccacactatTAATAGAGATCTATAGATCCAACTCAATCCCTACCAAAATGCCAAGGACATTCCTTATGAGAACATGACATGTTTCAAGAGGAGAGGACTGGAGGGAATTGGGTAGGTAGATGGTGGTTTTAGGCAGATTCTAGTTCATTCCACTTAATAACTCCATTCTGAACTGACTCACTATCAACGCCTCAATTCTTAACaaggaaaaatatcacaaagtataAGAAAATGCATCAGGAAATAAGTGTCAGAACTTTTTGGCAAAATGACCTTGTGTCGGGCACTTTACTGACATAATCTTATTTCATCTTCCAAATAACATATCAGGAAGGTAATAATTCCCTGGTTCTATTCACAGGGAGCTTGAAGTTCacaaaattcagtggcttaagATTTCCCAAGGATTTAAACCAGAATCAGTGTAATATTAATAACCCTTCAATGTATGTTGTGTTAGATGAGAAAATTTACTctgaattaaaaatgaatgagCCACAATTTGAATGGATTTGTGAATCAGTCAGCGGATGCTGCGAACTTCCCAAATTGTAACCTAATCATGTAATCTAATCATGACACTCAGTTTTCATTCCACAATGACTCCATGATCCACGCAGTATAATTCACACCTAACATTAAGGCTTTTCATGTTTGAGAGGCCTCAGTCAGGGGGCTGAGAACCAGGGAACCCTGTAGGAGGACCCTCAGTGTATCTATAAACCACCCTCTCACCGTCCTGGAGTGAGTGCAGAGTGGGGACCATGTGTCTTTCTCTGGTTTCCACTGTTTTTACATAAGGGTAGGTTGGCTGATATCAAACCAGTGATTTAGACTAGTTCAAGCAAAGCTTTTCCATGTGAATTCCAagagtttgaaaaagaaaagtaaagaattatcactaatatttattgtatatcagCAATGACTGTATTTTTCAATATACTGACATTCATATGTGAAAGGCTTTGCTTAAACTGCATTAAATCACTGGTTTGATATTAATCCAACAACTCTTAACATGTCCTTTACTTTATTTGTTAGGATATTATTGTCTGTGTGGCGCGAGGGGACCCAAAGTGATTAAAACTTGTGGAcctagggccaggtgtggtggctcacgcctgtaatctcagcactttgggaggccaaggtgggcagatcactaggtcaggcgttcaagaccagcctggccaacatggtgaaaccccgtctctactaaaaatacaaaaattagccaggcgtggtggtgggcacctgtaatcccagctactcatgaggctgaggcagaagaatcacttgaacccaggaggcggagcttgcagtgagccgagatcacaccactgaactctagcctgggggacagtgtgagactctgtctcgaaaaaaaccaaaagaagaaaaaaaaccccacaaaaccaaacaaaaaaaaaacttgtggaTCTAtattttctgaggcctccaaaTACTTCAGCAATATGACAAATAATTCAGTAGAGTGGGAAAACCTATGTTATTTGCACAGTAGGCATGTTTAATACTTTAACTTCCTGTGGGCGGGGTTTCATTGGGAAATGTAATCAACTCGGATCACCTAAAATGGATTACATGGCCCTAAACCAATCATGGGGCAGTGCAGGAACTGGAAATGGGGCCTGGAGTCCTTCGACTTCTCCATAAATAGGCGCAGTTCAGCTCCAGGCCAGTTGGAGAGTGCATCCCAGATGcgagaaagctggaggcataagGCGGGAAGGAGGTAAGTGTCCAGAGGCCACGTCTGTGGGGTTTAGGAGCTGGCATGCAGGGGGGTTAGTTTCAGAAAGATTTGGGTTTATTTTCTCATGCATTTGCTTGGAGACCTTGTGAAAGCATCGGGTCTCCTTTGCACCCCGTGATTAACTCTGGCTTGTTATGAAACCCTTATGTAAACTAGGAATAATATTAACTTTCTCATCATGGGTAGGTTACAttttagagacgggggtctcactcattgcccaggctggcttgaattcctggtctccaGTCATTGGCGAGACTTCACTTCACCAtcagctgggacgacaggcacctaCCTGCCAACAGGCCcggctacattttattttttgatagagatggggtctcggtATGTTGcacgggctggtcttgaactcctaggctcaagcaatcatacCACCTGGGTCTTTCaaactgttggaattacaggcgtgagccaccttgccggCCGCACACCACTTGTTAAAAAGCATCACTGGATTTTCCCTTTCCACAGGGTAAAATCAAGCCATTAATGAATGAGCATCAACCTACTAGGCCAATGAGAATGTGCACTAAGTGTCCCTACCTGGGGGTCCTGTGTGCTATATACTCCCAGAATTGAATACTAACCCACGTATCTGCCTTTATTTTTTCCCATGTTCCATTGCTTGCTTTAATGGGAAAAGAACTGAGAGTGAATACACGGTGATTTCTAGGaacatgaaaccacttttttaagagacaggatctcactatgttgcccaggctgttatcaaactcctgggctcaagtgatcctcttgccttggcctgaGCAGCAGCAGGCGCCCTTGCAGCAAAGCCACTTTTAATTCCAGAATTTTaggctctcttttctctctcatatttgtatgcttttttcaaaaaaaattaatttgctttcaaattgaaaactaaaaattgtatataattgGGTACAGCATAATGTGCTTTGTAGGATGTGAACACTGTAAAATGGCTAAATTAAGCTGCTATTCACATGCCTTACTTTATGTACTAATCATTTTTGGCTGTGAGAATACTTGAttgaaatctactcttttagcaatttccAAGTATACAATACACTGTTATGAAGTGAAGTCACCATGTTGGACAATGGCTCTCTTGAATTCATTTCTCCAACTGAAATTTGTACCCTTAGACCTATAtctccccaacccccatcccagccctggtaaccaccattctactcactGCTACTATGAGTCcactaggtttttaaaattattattcatgtCATctacttcttttttaattttttaaatgattttaacttgtattttagatTCGGTGGGTAcctgtgcagatttgttacatgagtGTATTgagtgatgctgagatttggggtatgACTCAACCTGTCACCCAGGATGTGAGgatagtacccagtaggtagtttttccacCTTCCCGCCGTCTGTCACTTCAGAGTTTCACTGTTTTGGAGTCCATGTCctgatttcctttcctctgtGTACCTGTCCCGGAGCGGGGTTGCCGGATCATGCAGTTGTTGTACTTTCAATTTTCTGAGGAGCTTCTCTACTGTCTCCCATATCGGCTGCTCTAATTTACATCCCAGCACAGGGTGCAGAGGACCCCTTTCCCCCGAATCCTCACCAACACTCGTTCCATGTGTCTTTTTGGGAACAGCCACTCTAGCAGGCGTGAGGGGTGccttgtggtttggatttgcatgtACCTGATGATGAGTGATAATGAGCACCTTTTCCTAGACCTGCTGGCCATTCACATGTCTTCATCTGAGGTGTCCACAGAGGCACCTTGCCCCCTTCTAGTGGGCTATGTGTTTTCTCGCTCTGGAGGAGTTTGAGTTGCTTATGTTTTGCACAGGAGCCCCGTGAGATGTGTGGTGTGCAAATATTGTCTCCTCTGGGCTGTCTTGCCCCTCTGCCGATTGTCTCCCTGGCTGTCTCTGTGTTCTGTACTTGCTCAGAGTCCTTCCAGGAAGCGTAGGTTTTCCATCCTTCAGGATTCCAGTGACCTTTCCCGAGACCCTCCTGtcaattctttcttccttctgaagACCTTTCGGTTGCTTCCCCCACCTGTGGCTAGGAAGGCAGGGCTGCGTTCTCACAGCTGTTGAACTTGGATAATAACTGATGCCTGGAGAGTATCACACGGTGTGTCCTGCCTAATGAAACTACATTTAGAaccaaatttcaaaaaattgttctttctttctctctttttttttttgagacggagtctcgctcttgttgcccaggctggagtgcaatggcgtgatgtcggctcactacaacttccacctccctgattcaagtgattctcctgcctcagactgccaagtagctaggattacaggcacgtgccaccatgcccggctaatttttgtattttgagtagagacgaagtttcaccatcttggtcaggctggtctcgaactcctgacctcaagtgatcctcccgtcttggcctcccaaagtgctgggactacaggcatgagccaccacacctggcctcaaaaaatCTATTGTATTATTTCACTTCCTGAAAATTTCATAGAGCACTAGACTTTAAATCCATTTTCTGAGATGAGATTAGGAATAGAGAAACCcttagagacagaaggtagatcAGTGAttggcaggggctggggtgggtgggcaggggGTGATCACTGATGGGGATGGGGTTCCTTTTGGGCTGATGAGACAATTCTGGAgctagacagtggtgatggttgcacagcatgGTGCATGCATGTCTTAGTGCCATGAAATTGTGCACTTGAAGATGGTAAAAATGATGAAATTTATGAATGTGCATTTTACCAAAATAGCAATATCTGTGTAGGAGTTGAATTCTCATATGATTacttaatgctctcccttccctggaGCAAACAAATGTGCTGGGGTTAACAAGAAAAGGTGTTGGGGGACAACTGTAGGTTGTAACtatttttctctatctttgtGCGTAATTATGATGAAGGGCTTTACCTTGGATCTTGTCTGGACAGGAAAACATAAATAAGTTATTGTTGCATCAGATTTTAGGAGCTTCACATAAGTATCCTATTTAATTTACAGTTGGGAACCATGTTGttccaattgaaaaaaaaaaaactgacttcaCTTCTGCACAATGATTTCCTGGAGATCAGAATCCAGGGGAGCATTAGGATTTTAAATCAGAACATATAGTCAGGTGTAGACAATAACAGGGTGGGTTGATTTCCACTGTGCTGAATTCGATGCTGCTGAAGAAGTGGCGTCCAGGATTTGGATGAGGGTTTTGGAAGGGATGGGTGGATAGACTAGAAACTTTGATCGggctcatgtttttttttttttgcagactaCTGAACAGTGAATCTATTATTGAGGAAAACCAAAGGAGGCCTGTCTAGATAGGTCTCAATTAGACACCAGCTACTGGAAGAACTTTCTCAGAGACTGACTGAAATATTCTCCACCAGATATGGCTGCAAATTGCAACTCCTCATGGGGTCAGGGAGGACCCTGCAACAGCCCTGAGTCAGAGCCGCCACGGTCTGTGGCTTCCCCAGAAACTCAACTTGGAAATCATGACTGGGACCCTGAGACTTGTCACGTGAACTTCAGGATGTTCAGCTGCCCAGAGGAGTCGGACCCCATCCAGGCTCTGAGGAAACTCACTGAGCTGTGCCATCTGTGGCTGAGGCCCGACCTCCACACCAAAGAGCAGATCCTGGACATGCTGGTGATGGAGCAGTTCATGATCTCCATGCCCCAGGAGCTCCAGGTCTTAGTCAAGGTGAACGGTGTGCAGAGCTGCAAAGACCTGGAGGACCTGCTACGAAATAACAGAAGACCCAAGAAATGGGTGAGTGGGACCCTCGTGATTGGTGCAGGGAAGGGGAGCTGGGATGGGGGCTGCACGGTGCAGCTGGACTCGAGAGGACCCGAGGGGCTGCTCTAAGTCAGGGCTTCTAAGTAGAGGAGAGTTTGCCCGTCAGGGACACATGGCAGTGTCTGGGGACAGTTTTTATTGTCACAAGGGGGAGGACAGGAGATGCTGCTAAGCATTCTCCAAAGCTCAGGACAACCCATCATGACAAATAATCATCCAGATTCAAATATCAGCTGTGCTGAGACGGCAAGTTCCTGGTGTAGGAGATGGACAGGCAGAGGGGATACAGGGACCCACACACTGTGTGAGGCAAACATGAAAGAAAGACATTGGTGAAATATTAGGCCTGATGGAATGTAGGGAAGGAGGCATTAGAGTGAACTGAAGGGGGGCCCAGGAGTCCCATCCTGAAGCAGGGAAAGTGGTTGGTATCAGATGCAGGGATCTGCCTCCAGGTCCCCAAATGAGCCCCTAAGTTCTAATACAAGGTGAGCTGCCATCGGCCAATTGAGTTGGATTCACCCAGAATATTTCTCCTTGTCTTCTCTTTGGTTTAGAGACCGTTTCATCTAAAGGACTCATATTTATGTActtatgtagaaaaggaaaaaattcagaCAGATTGCTGTGTCCACAGAGCTGATTCTGCATTGGGAAGGCAGATTTGAACATTAATTACAGTAAAGTGTGAGCATTATGGCAGGACCCAGGGAATATGAGAGCTACTTTCAGGTTCTCATAGTGAGTCTGattgtcttttttctctctacAGTCTGTGGTCAATTTTCTTGGCAAGGAATATCTTATGCAGGAATCAGATGTCGAGATGGCTGAAATCCCTGCCAGTGTCAGAGATGATCCGAGAGGCGTGTCCAGCCAACGGGCCTCCTCTGTGAATGAGATGCGTCCGGGGGAAGGCCAGGCCAGCCGAGAGCTGCAGACCCTGCCCAGGGTCCCTGCACTGTCCAGAAGGCAGGTGAGTGTGTGAGGCCTTGGTGTctgggcagaggtgggagaaggaACAGGAGAAAACTGAGTGTGCTTCTGGACTGATTGAGAGATTTGGCACAGGACAAGAACAGAGACATTCCCCATGGATGTGTTACATCCTTAGACATTCCTGAGTCATCACAGAGAATGAAGCCTCATCTACTTTTCTCTCCACcatgagagcttttagcatgtaGGGTGGGGGGTCAGAAATGGTCTCAGTGAAATGAGGGAGGCAGTTGGCACCGATGAATGAACTGAAGGTCCCTTCCCCATTCAGTTTCCTCAAAGACATTTAATGTAATAATTCAGCAAGGAGCGCACTTTCTACAGATTGTCAATTTCTTAATTTGAGGAGTGTTTCTCAATTGGGGTGATTTTGCCTTTCAGGACACATGGCCATGTCTGGAGATGTGTTTGTGTGTCATTGTAGGGGGTGGTGGGGTGTTAATAGCATCTAGAGGGTGGAGGCGGGGTCTCTGCTCTGCACAGGAGCGCCCCCTCCAGGAGGGTGATGCAGCCCCAATGCCAGTGGTGCCAGGGGTTAGGGGCCTCCACCTAGAGTCATGCTCCTTCCAGCGTCAGGGGCAGGGAGACGTTGGCACAGCGGGGAGAAATATGCTCAGAGAACCAAACAGTGAAAACCACCAGGCACAGGAGCTGATTTAGAATATGGAGGGTGCAGATTAGGGTGAGACTCAGAAATGAGGTGGTGATGTTTATTTGGGATGATGTGGGAGGCCCATAGGAAGTCTGCACGTATCCCTAAACCTGTGCCATTAGAAAAGTTGGTGTATCCAGTCAGGAAGGGACAGTGATGTCCATGACCCACCAGTTTAGGCAGGGCAGTCATTGCTGTTGGTTTTCCATTGTCAGGAAGAGGACTTCCTGCTGCCAGAGACTACTGTCATGAAAAGTGCCCCAAAGGCTCTGAGACCCAAGCCAACCTTGGAGAAGGATCTGAACGTAGACAGGGAAGAAAACACGGGACTTACATCCCCAGAGCCTCAGCTTCCAAACGGTCCTAGTGAGTATGAAGACTTGGATCCACAGGGGTTAGCCCCTCTtttctggggtgtggggctgGGGTCCCAGCATTATCATGTCTGGGGGAGTTGGCACTCAGCTGCCAAAGCCTCTCCATCCCTTACTCTCCAGAGACCTACGGTCCAATGTCTTAGGTTTAAGGTTGAGGGGAAGTTGTCAGCCAACATCAGTGTTTGGTTGCAATGAGTTTGGTGTATTGAAAATGTACCTTATTAACTGTTGTGTGTGGAATCCCTTCTTCCAGCAGGTGTGGTGGGAGCAAAGGAGGGGAAGGAACCCAAAAAAAGAGCCTCCGTCGAAAATGTGGATGCTGACACACCTTCTGCCTGCGTTGTGGAGAGAGAAGCTTCGACTCACAGCGGGAACAGAGGAGACGCTCTGAATCTGAGGTGTCCCAAAAGAAGCAAACCAGACGCCACCTCCATTTCCCAAGAAGGGCCTCAAGGAGGAGCCACACCTGTGGGCAACAGCGAATCCCCAGGAAAACCTGAGATAAATTCAGTTTATTCCCCAGGCCCTGCGGGCGCAGTCAGTCACCCCAATGGCCAAGAAGCCAAGGAACTGCCGCCCTTTGCGTGTGGCGTGTGCAATAAGAGGTTTACGTGTAATTCCAAGCTAGCCATCCACATGAGATCACACACAGGAGAGAGACCCTTTCAATGTAATTTCTGTGAGAGGTGCTTCACGCAGCTCTCAGACCTCCGCGTCCACCAGCGAATCCACACTGGTGAGAAGCCCTACACATGTGACATCTGTCACAAACGGTTCAACAGGAAGTTCTCCTTGAAGTGTCACAAGAGGAGCCACACGGGGGAGAAGCCCTATAAATGTAACGACTGCAACCAAGTTTTCACCTACAGGAAGAACCTGAAGGAGCACAAGCTCATCCACTccggagagaaaccctataaatgtccCAAGTGTCCAAGAGCCTTTCGTCGGCCTGAAACGTTAAAATACCACCAGAAAACACATCAAgaaaccactgcacccagtgaaTGTGAAGGATGATTTTTCATTGACGCTATTAGATGAGATATGACATGAAGCAGGTGCAAGGGCGCCTGGCACACAGAGGGAGTGCCCTAGATAGGAATTGCCAGGAGTAATTGTCAGAGTAAATATTCATTCTCCCCACAgagctttattttctgtttcattaggTCCATTGTTTTCGTACAGGTTTATGTGGGTGTGTgctgttctttcttttatttatttatttttttttgagacggagtcttgttctgttgcccaggctaaagtgcagtggtgtaatctcagctcactgccagctccgtctcccaggttcacatcattctcctgcctcagcctcccgagtagctgggactacaggcgcctgccaccacgcccggctaattttttgtatttttagtagagatggggtttcacctgttagccaggatggtctcgatctcctgacctcgtgatccacccgcctcaccctcccaaagtgctgggattacaggcgtgagccaccgcacctggcctgttctttaaataaacaaacatctgattagttttcagtattttataacaaaaaacgGAGACTTCTGATTGACATGCTATTACCCACTGTTTTGCTGTAAATTAAAGTTGTCAAAGTAGGTGTCCAGATTAAATACACAATGCCTGGGGAAATCTGtgtttcaaataaacaattttttttagtatCAGCTTGTTctaaattattcattatttatctgaAACTCAGCTTCTATTGGGTATcctgtattgttttcttttttgcttctttttcttttcttttcttttcttttgagatggggtctcactctttcacccaggctggagtgcagtggtgtaatcacagctcactgcagacctgACCTCcgcggctcaagcaattctgccgtCTTGgccactggagtagctgggactagaagaaCACACCACACcatgtcagctaatttttgtatttttttgtagagaggggttttgccacgttgcccagcctggtcttgaactcctgagttcaagtgatctgcctgcctcggcctcccaaagtgctattacaggtgtgagccactgcatcctgtATTGTTTGTATTAGgctttattagtattattttattcaaattttttgaaataattttttgtagtgatgggatctggttttgttgccaaggctggtctcgaagtcctggcctcaagcgatccttccaccttggcctccagaagtgctcgGAGtatacgtgtgagccaccacgcctggctaacgaCTTTTTCAGAGCTGTTTTAGGTTCACAGGGAAATTCAGTGGACAGCACAGAGTTCCCCTAGACTCCCTCCCCACACGGCACAGCCTCTCCCCGCCCAGCATCCCCAGCAGAGCGGTGCACCTGTTCCATCAGTGAGCCTGCCTGGACATATCACCACCACCCAGAGTCCATGGTGTTCATTAGGGCTCGCTCTGGGTGTTGTACAtcctgtgggtttggacaaaggCCTCATGAGTATCCACCACTGGAGTATCCTGGCGGGTATTTTCACTGCCCCCGGAATCCTCTCTGCTCTACCTATTTATCTCCCTGCCCCAGATGGTGTATTTCTTGGTCTAAATTTGGCAACTTCTAAATTCCTGATTTGACTCTTGAACTGTGACTAGTTGGTCTTAGTGATAGTACCACATCCTGAAGGCTTTGTTCATCTACAAAAGGGTGGGCCCTGATCCCAAAGCTTCCAGTTTAGTAGATCAGGGGTGTGGCCTTAGAGTGTGCATTGAAAAAcagacttcattttattttagaccaagtctcactctgtcacccaggctggctggagtgcagtcacgcaatctcggctcaccccaacctccacctcccgggttgcagcaattcacttgcctcagccttctgagtagctgcaattacaggtgtgcca from Pan paniscus chromosome 20, NHGRI_mPanPan1-v2.0_pri, whole genome shotgun sequence encodes the following:
- the LOC103784692 gene encoding putative zinc finger and SCAN domain-containing protein 5D, producing the protein MAANCNSSWGQGGPCNSPESEPPRSVASPETQLGNHDWDPETCHVNFRMFSCPEESDPIQALRKLTELCHLWLRPDLHTKEQILDMLVMEQFMISMPQELQVLVKVNGVQSCKDLEDLLRNNRRPKKWSVVNFLGKEYLMQESDVEMAEIPASVRDDPRGVSSQRASSVNEMRPGEGQASRELQTLPRVPALSRRQEEDFLLPETTVMKSAPKALRPKPTLEKDLNVDREENTGLTSPEPQLPNGPTGVVGAKEGKEPKKRASVENVDADTPSACVVEREASTHSGNRGDALNLRCPKRSKPDATSISQEGPQGGATPVGNSESPGKPEINSVYSPGPAGAVSHPNGQEAKELPPFACGVCNKRFTCNSKLAIHMRSHTGERPFQCNFCERCFTQLSDLRVHQRIHTGEKPYTCDICHKRFNRKFSLKCHKRSHTGEKPYKCNDCNQVFTYRKNLKEHKLIHSGEKPYKCPKCPRAFRRPETLKYHQKTHQETTAPSECEG